From a single Arachis hypogaea cultivar Tifrunner chromosome 3, arahy.Tifrunner.gnm2.J5K5, whole genome shotgun sequence genomic region:
- the LOC112734178 gene encoding small ribosomal subunit protein uS19x: MADVEGDTAAAASAPKKRTFKKFSFRGVDLDALLDMSTDELVKLFTARARRRFQRGLTRKPMALIKKLRKAKREAPAGEKPEPVRTHLRNMIIVPEMIGSIIGVYNGKTFNQVEIKPEMIGHYLAEFSISYKPVKHGRPGIGATHSSRFIPLK, from the exons ATG GCAGATGTGGAAGGAGATACTGCAGCGGCGGCGTCAGCGCCAAAGAAGAGAACGTTCAAGAAGTTCAGCTTCAGAGGAGTGGATCTGGACGCGCTCCTGGACATGTCTACCGACGAGCTCGTGAAGCTGTTCACCGCGCGCGCTCGCAGAAGGTTCCAGAGAGGTCTGACAAGGAAGCCGATGGCGCTTATCAAGAAGCTCCGGAAAGCGAAGAGGGAAGCTCCGGCGGGTGAGAAGCCTGAGCCAGTTCGCACACACCTTCGCAACATGATAATTGTTCCTGAGATGATCGGTAGCATCATTGGTGTTTACAACGGAAAGACGTTCAACCAGGTTGAGATTAAGCCTGAGATGATTGGCCACTACCTTGCCGAGTTCTCCATATCTTACAAGCCCGTCAAGCACGGCAGGCCTGGTATTGGTGCCACCCACTCTTCCAGGTTCATCCCTCTCAAATGA
- the LOC112734172 gene encoding uncharacterized protein: MALEWVVLGYAAAAEAIMVLLLTIPGLDGLRRGLIAVTRNLLKPFLSVVPFCLFLLMDIYWKYETRPSCEGDSCTPTEHLRHQKSIMKSQRNALLIASALLFYWLLYSVTNLVVKIEQLNQRVERLKNRD, translated from the coding sequence ATGGCGCTCGAGTGGGTTGTGCTAGGCTACGCTGCTGCCGCAGAGGCAATCATGGTCCTCCTCCTTACCATCCCCGGCCTCGACGGCCTTCGCAGGGGTCTCATCGCCGTCACGCGCAACCTCCTAAAACCGTTCCTCTCCGTGGTTCCGTTCTGCCTCTTCCTGTTAATGGACATTTACTGGAAGTACGAGACAAGGCCTTCCTGCGAGGGAGATTCGTGCACTCCCACGGAGCACCTCCGCCACCAGAAGTCCATCATGAAGAGTCAGCGCAACGCCCTCCTCATCGCCTCCGCGCTCCTCTTTTACTGGCTTCTCTACTCCGTCACCAACCTCGTCGTCAAGATCGAGCAGTTGAACCAGCGCGTTGAGCGCTTGAAGAATCGCGATTGA
- the LOC112734174 gene encoding plasmodesmata-located protein 6 — protein MAHQHHVVLLAVMIIMLSAMADTDSFIFGGCSQVKFMPGSPYENTVNSLLTSLINSATFTNYNNFTIQPTPSSSSTVYGLYQCRGDLSNDRCSRCVERAVSQLGTLCLDACGGALQLDGCFVKYDNVSFLGVEDKTAVMKKCGPSIGLTSDAMTRRDEVLAYLETSDGSTYKTYRTSGSGNARGVAQCTGDLSPSECQDCLSDAIQRLKMECGASTWGDMYLAKCYARYSEGGRYSRNSNDDSNHNDDEIEKTLAILIGLIAGVALIIVFLSFLSKVCEKHKGGK, from the exons ATGGCTCATCAGCACCATGTTGTGTTGCTGGCGGTGATGATCATCATGCTCTCCGCCATGGCTGACACCGACTCATTCATATTCGGAGGATGCTCTCAGGTGAAGTTCATGCCGGGTTCACCCTACGAGAACACCGTAAACTCCCTCTTAACCTCGCTCATCAACTCAGCCACCTTCACCAACTACAACAACTTCACCATTCAGCCAACTCCCTCTTCCTCCTCCACCGTCTACGGCCTCTACCAGTGCCGCGGCGACCTCTCCAACGACCGCTGCTCCCGCTGCGTGGAGCGTGCCGTCAGTCAGCTGGGCACGCTCTGCCTGGACGCATGCGGCGGCGCGTTGCAGCTGGACGGATGCTTTGTCAAGTACGATAATGTCAGCTTCTTGGGAGTGGAAGACAAGACTGCGGTGATGAAGAAATGTGGACCGTCCATTGGGTTGACCTCAGATGCGATGACCAGGCGGGATGAGGTGCTGGCGTATTTGGAGACGTCAGATGGGAGCACCTATAAGACGTACAGGACGAGTGGGTCGGGGAATGCGCGGGGTGTGGCACAGTGCACGGGAGACCTCAGCCCAAGCGAGTGTCAGGATTGCCTCTCTGATGCAATCCAACGGTTGAAAATGGAGTGCGGAGCATCCACGTGGGGTGACATGTATCTCGCCAAGTGCTACGCGCGATACTCGGAAGGTGGCAGGTACTCGCGCAACAGTAACG ATGATAGCAATCACAATGATGATGAAATTGAGAAGACACTAGCCATCCTAATTGGTCTCATAGCTGGTGTTGCTCTAATAATcgttttcctttccttcttgtCCAAGGTCTGCGAAAAGCACAAAG GTGGTAAATAA
- the LOC112735578 gene encoding uncharacterized protein — protein MVVEENNSNNNGGWAPIGSPMNVNVQSRDDSHLTNFESSVNVVSFGFVATAILISMFLLMAIFERFLRPNNSDEFSPSARRTSTDLEPQMAFPGKLGHPSPKSAFFHAKKCFLSCQKCFLSLVFY, from the coding sequence ATGGTGGTTGAAgagaacaacagcaacaacaatggTGGGTGGGCACCAATAGGGTCTCCAATGAATGTGAATGTGCAGAGCAGAGATGACTCCCATTTGACCAACTTTGAGAGTTCAGTCAACGTTGTCTCCTTTGGCTTTGTGGCCACTGCCATCCTCATCTCCATGTTCCTTCTCATGGCCATCTTTGAGAGGTTCCTTAGACCCAACAACTCCGATGAATTCTCCCCTTCTGCTCGCCGGACTTCCACTGATCTTGAGCCCCAGATGGCCTTTCCCGGCAAGCTTGGCCACCCTTCACCCAAAAGTGCTTTCTTTCATGCCAAAAAGTGCTTTCTTTCATGCCAAAAGTGCTTTCTTTCTTTGGTGTTTTACTGA
- the LOC112734177 gene encoding nudix hydrolase 17, mitochondrial: protein MAAVCLLVSRSGRHLQRYNNTGGRQVVGCIPYRFKEDTMSNELELEVLLVSSQKGEALMFPKGGWEIDESLEEAASRESIEEAGVVGTVGNQLGQWNFISKRHGIYYEGHMFPLFVNQQLDIWPEKNLRKRIWMTVPQAREICQHWWMKEALDILVKRLSSQDTREL from the exons AAAGATACAACAACACCGGCGGCCGCCAAGTAGTCGG ATGCATACCTTATAGATTCAAGGAAGATACGATGAGCAATGAATTGGAATTGGAGGTATTATTGGTGAGTTCACAGAAAGGAGAGGCGCTCATGTTCCCAAAAGGAGGATGGGAAATTGATGAATCTTTAGAAGAAGCAGCTTCTAGAGAGTCCATAGAAGAAGCCGGAGTGGTTGGAACAGTTGGGAATCAATTGGGTCAATGGAATTTCATTAGCAAAAGACATGGCATTTACTATGAAGGCCACATGTTCCCTTTGTTTGTCAATCAACAACTTGATATCTGGCCTGAGAAAAATCTAAGGAAAAGAATTTGGATGACAGTGCCTCAAGCTAGAGAAATTTGTCAGCATTGGTGGATGAAGGAAGCTTTAGATATCTTGGTTAAACGACTGAGCTCACAAGATACCAGGGAACTATAA
- the LOC112734176 gene encoding histidine--tRNA ligase, cytoplasmic — protein MAELSTVTLGGKGSSLSSSAVSAVSASLAHVRIDTSALDRLSSSSSSATPSLKHTIAIPNFLSLFEIRAFLLVLLNKLLLTPSSSIRPDLLLLISESLNSNPNAFRFEDLQVTQDELLVLNNASSALLGVSAILDHQSAALTSFSDVAAALSCEASKADVAAFNLMDSGDGHTSKEEVGVASDMRVLLNGSKLVGKEKIGAVAKVPKIHGTLREQVKSVHSKMRVELNSGFKLAEIQAASDGTEQAVSTVLLSLAAALRELGECSFLRAKNNLESISSDDLKSSIGEMFGKECPTDASLGSGFNAALGLVLGKDYVKFAGKVNVLLGSVWKIVAWEVVTAFAVLEGAELNEKGQGVQGNAENSKADKKKKKVVLGKGTSMILPLIKDGLQSKRAAAVENSGLLETMVGNFQLFLDSAEPEFNGFLLKVKDILESNESRRLPKIPKGTRDFAKEQMTIRKKAFSIIEQVFERHGATALDTPVFELRETLMGKYGEDSKLIYDLADQGGELCSLRYDLTVPFARFMAMNGLTSLKRYQIAKVYRRDNPSKGRYREFYQCDFDIAGPSEKMAPDFEVVRVLTELLDELDIGEYEIKLNHRKLLDGMMEICGVPPEKFRTICSSIDKLDKQSFEQIRKEMVEEKGLTAETADRIETYVKEKGSPLALLSKLKQEGSAFLEHGGSADALNDLEILFKALDKSKCIDNVVFDLSLARGLDYYTGVIYEAVFKGGAQVGSIAAGGRYDNLIGMFGSKQVPAVGVSLGIERVFAIMEQQQKDQNQVPRPNKTEVLVSILGNDLTLAAELAGELWDTGVKAEFLVNKRRQKHFDFAKESRIPWMVIVGEQEIKEGVVQLKNLEASNDVTIPRDQFAEQVRSRLNP, from the exons ATGGCTGAGCTCTCTACCGTTACACTCGGCGGCAAGGGctcctccctctcttcctccGCCGTTTCCGCCGTCTCCGCCAGCCTCGCCCATGTCCGCATTGATACATCTGCCCTCGACAGGCTCTCCTCCTCATCGTCCTCTGCAACGCCCTCGTTGAAGCACACCATCGCAATCCCTAACTTCCTCTCCCTCTTCGAAATCCGAGCCTTCCTCCTCGTACTTCTCAACAAGCTCCTCCTCACTCCCTCCTCTTCCATTCGCCCTGACCTTCTTCTTCTCATTTCCGAATCCCTCAATTCCAACCCCAACGCTTTCCGATTCGAAGATCTCCAAGTCACTCAAGACGAGTTGCTCGTTCTCAACAACGCTTCTTCGGCATTGCTTGGAGTTTCAGCTATTTTGGACCACCAATCCGCCGCATTGACGTCCTTCTCCGATGTCGCCGCCGCGCTGTCCTGCGAGGCCTCAAAAGCCGACGTGGCCGCCTTCAATTTGATGGATTCTGGTGACGGTCATACTTCCAAGGAGGAAGTTGGAGTCGCAAGTGATATGAGGGTTCTGCTTAACGGATCCAAGCTGGTGGGAAAGGAGAAGATTGGAGCGGTTGCCAAGGTTCCAAAGATTCATGGAACTTTGAGGGAACAGGTTAaatcggtgcattcaaagatgcgAGTTGAGTTAAATTCGGGTTTTAAATTGGCTGAAATTCAGGCTGCTAGTGATGGAACTGAACAAGCTGTCTCCACTGTGCTATTGTCATTGGCAGCGGCATTGAGGGAACTTGGTGAGTGTAGTTTTCTGCGTGCTAAAAATAATTTGGAGTCCATAAGCAGTGATGATTTGAAATCGAGCATTGGGGAGATGTTTGGAAAGGAATGCCCCACTGATGCTAGCTTAGGTAGTGGTTTCAATGCGGCTTTGGGCTTGGTTTTAGGAAAGGACTATGTTAAGTTTGCAGGCAAAGTCAACGTGCTATTGGGGTCTGTTTGGAAGATTGTGGCATGGGAAGTTGTAACTGCCTTTGCTGTACTTGAAGGTGCGGAGCTGAATGAAAAGGGTCAAGGGGTTCAGGGCAATGCAGAGAATTCAAAAGcagacaagaagaagaagaaggttgtTTTGGGCAAAGGAACTAGTATGATTTTGCCATTGATTAAGGACGGGTTGCAGAGTAAAAGAGCGGCTGCTGTTGAGAATTCAGGGTTGTTAGAGACAATGGTGGGAAACTTTCAATTGTTTTTGGATTCAGCCGAACCTGAGTTTAATGGATTTTTATTGAAGGTAAAGGATATTctggaaagcaatgaaagcagAAGATTGCCCAAGATCCCTAAG GGAACTCGTGATTTTGCTAAAGAGCAAATGACAATTAGAAAGAAGGCATTTTCAATAATAGAACAAGTCTTTGAGAGGCATGGCGCCACAGCCTTGGATACCCCTGTTTTTGAGTTGCGAGAAACTCTAATGGGGAAGTATGGAGAAGATTCAAAGTTGATTTATGATCTTGCTGATCAG GGTGGGGAGCTCTGTTCATTGAGGTATGACTTGACAGTTCCATTTGCTAGGTTTATGGCCATGAATGGTCTGACATCTTTAAAAAGGTACCAAATAGCTAAGGTCTACAGAAGAGACAACCCATCAAAGGGAAGATACCGTGAATTTTACCAATGCGACTTTGATATTGCTGGACCATCTGAAAAAATGGCTCCAGACTTTGAGGTTGTTAGAGTTTTGACTGAATTGCTTGATGAGCTTGACATTGGGGAATATGAG ATAAAGTTGAATCATAGGAAGTTACTGGATGGCATGATGGAAATATGTGGAGTACCACCTGAGAAGTTTAGGACTATATGCTCTAGCATTGACAAGTTAGACAAACAGTCTTTTGAACAGATAAGAAAAGAAATG GTGGAAGAGAAAGGGTTAACTGCTGAGACTGCAGATAGAATTGAAACTTATGTGAAAGAAAAAGGATCTCCATTAGCATTATTATCTAAACTTAAACAAGAGGGCAGTGCTTTCTTAGAACATGGTGGATCTGCTGATGCATTGAATGACCTGGAAATTTTATTTAAAGCCCTGGATAAATCTAAATGCATTGATAATGTGGTTTTTGACTTGAGTCTTGCTAGGGGCCTTGATTATTATACTGGAGTTATATATGAAGCTGTTTTTAAAGGGGGTGCTCAG GTTGGTTCAATTGCTGCTGGTGGTCGATATGATAACTTAATAGGAATGTTTGGCTCAAAGCAAGTTCCAGCAGTTGGTGTAAGTCTTGGAATTGAGAGAGTATTTGCGATAATGGAGCAACAGCAGAAGGATCAGAACCAG GTGCCGCGGCCAAACAAGACAGAAGTGCTAGTGAGCATATTAGGGAATGACTTGACACTAGCTGCAGAGCTGGCAGGTGAATTGTGGGACACCGGTGTGAAAGCAGAGTTCTTGGTGAATAAAAGAAGACAGAAGCACTTTGACTTTGCCAAAGAATCAAGGATTCCATGGATGGTGATAGTTGGTGAGCAAGAAATAAAGGAAGGTGTTGTGCAATTGAAAAACTTGGAGGCTAGTAATGATGTAACCATTCCTAGAGATCAATTTGCGGAGCAAGTTCGAAGTAGGTTAAACCCATGA
- the LOC112734175 gene encoding ubiquitin-conjugating enzyme E2 variant 1B: protein MGSEGSSVVVPRNFRLLEELERGEKGIGDGTVSYGMDDADDIYMQSWTGTIIGPPGTVHEGRIYQLKLFCGKDYPDNPPSVRFQTRINMTCVNQETGVVEPQLFPMLANWQRECTMEDILLQLKKEMSSPQNRKLAQPPEGNEEGRIDQKGLVVKCCIV from the exons ATGGGTTCCGAAGGATCAAGTGTTGTTG TTCCTAGGAATTTCAGATTATTGGAAGAGCTTGAGAGAGGTGAGAAGGGAATTGGAGATGGAACTGTAAGCTATGGAATGGATGATGCTGATGATATCTACATGCAATCATGGACTGGGACAATTATAGGTCCCCCTGGT ACTGTCCACGAAGGGCGTATCTACCAATTGAAATTGTTTTGTGGTAAGGATTATCCAGACAATCCACCATCTGTTAGATTTCAGACAAGGATTAACATGACTTGCGTCAACCAAGAGACTGGAGTG GTTGAACCACAATTGTTTCCCATGCTTGCTAATTGGCAAAGAGAGTGTACGATGGAAGACATTTTATTGCAATTGAAGAAAGAAATGTCGTCTCCACAGAACAGGAAGCTAGCTCAGCCTCCTGAAG GAAACGAAGAAGGAAGGATTGATCAGAAGGGGCTGGTGGTGAAATGTTGTATTGTGTAA